ATCTTTGCCCATATCGATGCGGGCAAGACCACCATCAGCGAGCGGATCCTCTACTACACCGGCCGCACCCACAAGATCGGCGAGGTCCACGACGGCCAGGCGGTCATGGACTGGATGAAGCAGGAGCAGGAGCGGGGCATCACCATTACCGCGGCCACCACCCGGGTGGAGTGGCAGGAGCACCAGCTCAACCTCATCGACACCCCCGGCCACGTGGACTTCACCATGGAGGTGGAGCGCAGCCTGCGGGTGCTCGACGGCGCGGTGGTGGTGCTGGACGCGGTCTCCGGGGTGGAGCCCCAGACCGAGACCATCTGGCGCCAGGCGGAGCACTACAAGGTTCCCCGCCTGTGTTTCGTGAACAAGATGGACCGGGTGGGCGCCGACTTCGACCGGAGCGTCCACAGCCTGGAGCAGAGGCTACGGGGTACCACCCTGCCCCTGGTGGTGCCGGTGGGTGCCGAGTCCGGGTTTCGGGCCTGCCTGGACCTGCTGACCGGCGAGACGGTGGAGTGGGAGGAGACCGACCTGGGAGCGCACCCCGTGCGCCGTGCCCCGCGGGGGGACGAGGAAGAAGCGCTCCTGGCCCGGGGCCGCGACCGGCTCCTGGAGACCCTGGGGAACCTGGACGACGCGGTGGCCGAGGCCTACCTGGAGGGCCGCTGGCCCGGAGCAGAGGCCCTGCGCCCCGTCATCCGCCGGCTCACGGTGGCCAACCGCGTGGTGCCGGTCCTGAGCGGAGCGGCGCTGCGCAACAAGGGGGTGCAGCTCCTCCTGGACGCCGTGGTGGGCTACCTCCCGAGCCCCGTGGACGTGCCGCCGGTCCACGGAATCCACCCCGAGACCGGGGCGGCCGAGGAGCGGGCCGCCGACGTGAAGGCGCCCTTTGCGGCGCTGGCCTTCAAGCTCCAGCAGGAGCAGGGGCGTGTCCTCACCTACGTGCGGGTCTACTCCGGGGCCTACGCGGGGGGGCGGCTGTCCAACGTCACTCGCAAACGGCTGGAAAAGCCCGCCGCCATCGTGCGGGTGCACGCGGACAAGAAGGAGCGGGTGGAAGAGGCGCTGGCCGGCGACATCCTGGCCCTCACGGGGCTCAAGTGGACGGTGACCGGCGACACCCTGTGCGACCCGGACCACCCCCTGCTCCTGGAGACCATCGCCTTTGCCGAGCCGGTCATCAGCGTGGCGGTGGAGCCCGAGCGGAGCCAGGACGAGGAGAAGCTCGTGGAGGTGCTGGAGCGGCTGGCCGCGGAGGACCCTTCCTTCCGCCACGAGGTGAACGAGGAGACCGGCCAGACCCTCATCTCGGGCATGGGAGAGCTGCACCTGGAGGTGCTGGTGCGCCGGATGGCGGACGACTACAACCTGCGGGTCCAGGTGGGCAAGCCCCAGGTCGTCTACAAGGAGACGCTCGACGGGCAGGGGGCCGGCCGCGCGGTGTTCGACCGCATGCTCGGCGACAAGCGGCATCGGGCGGCAGTTGCCATGCGGGTGGAGAAGGCGCCCCGGGGCGAGGGCAACCGGGTGGAGTTCGAGCCTGACCCCGCCGGGTTTCCTGCGGCGATCGTGGAAGCCGCCTTGGGCGGCGTGCGCGAGGCCCTTCTGAGCGGCATCCTCGCGGGGCACGCCGTGGAGGACGTGCGGGTTTACATCGCCGAGCTCGAGGCGGAGGCCGATTCGGCCAGCGAGATGGCCGTCAAGGTAGCGGCCAACCAGGCCTTCCGCGAGGCGTGCCAGGTGGCCCGCCCGGTGCTCCTGGAGCCCCTCATGCGGGTCGACGTGGTCACCCCCGAGGACCACGTGGGCGAGGTGCTCGGGGACCTCAACGCCCGGAGGGGCGAAATTCGGGGCATGTCCGCCGGCCGCGGCACCACCGAGATCGAGGCCCTGGTGCCCTTGCGGCGCATGTTCGGCTACTCCACGGAGCTTCGCTCCCTCACCCAGGGCCGCGCCACTTTCACCATGACCTTCGAGCGCTACGACCGGTCCCAGGGGTAGCGAGCGCCGGAGCGGGGGACGTCTCCCGGAGCTCCCGGCGAGGCCCCTTTCGTGGCAGTCGGGGTGCCCCGTAGGCGCCCGGGCGTGCCCCCGGGCGCACTGGTCTGCATTGCTCCGACCGGAAGGTCCTACCCCATCGCCCCTCGAACCTGCTCTCGTCTACGTTCCAGTACCCCGCGATAGATCTCTTCCAGTTCCCGGCTCTCCCGGCCCGGGTCGTAGCCCTCTGGGCGGGGGGCGCAGAGGCCTCGGCGCAGCCCCGGATCTGCGAGGAGTCGGCGCGCCTCGCGGCGAAAGGACTCTTCTCCCTCGTAGAGAAGTCCGTTGACCCCCGGCTCCACCACCGCCGCGTTGCCGGGAATGTCGCGGGCGAGCACCGGCACCCCAAGGGCCGCGGCCTCCACCAGGGCGTTGGGGAGGCCCTCGCTGCGGGAGTGGTTGAGCACCAGGTCGGCTTGACGCAGGGCGGCGGGCATGGCTTGGGGGGAGATCACTCCCGCATGGTACGCCCAGGGGCGACGTTCCAGGGCGGCGAAGAGGCACCGGGCGTAGGCTTCGTCGAGGACCGGCCCGCAGAAGGCGAGGGCGAAGGGAAGCCCTTCCTCGGCGAGGGGATCGAAGAGGTGCAGCAGTTCCAGGTTCGCCTTCACCGGGCGGATGCCCGCCGGGTGGAGGAGCAAAGGGGTCTCCGGGCCGACGCCCGGCGGCCGCAGGGAAGGGCAGGGCGCCCGGCCCAGGGCGATTCCGGGGGCCAGGTAGCGCAGCTTTGCCGCGAGGGTGGGGCGGTCGGCGGCCAGAGCCCGGGCTGCCAGGCGGTTCTGGGTGATGACGGCGTCGACTGCAGCGAGCACCGTGGTCACGATTCGTTCCCGGGCGGGGTCCACCACTTCCGGGTAGAGGTCGGTGCCGGTGAGAGTGACCACGGTGGGGTACCGGGAGGCAAGCCCCGCTTCCAGCCAGGGGAGGCCGGTGCGGTAGGCATGCAGGAGGTGGAGGACGTGGGGCGCAAGCTGCGCCGCTTCGCGGGCGAGGAGTGCGGCGTCGGAAACCTCGAGCCGCGCCAGGAGCACCTCGTGGCCGAGGCGCACCAGGCCGTCGCGGTGGCGGACGGCCGTCACCTCGTTTCCGGTGGCCCCGTGCTGCCGGGGCAGGGCGATCAGCACGCGCAGGGGAGATCTCCGAAGCAGGCCAGGCGGATGTCCCGGCGCCGGATCAGCTCTCGGACCGCCGGGGAGACGAGGGCCTGCAACTCCACCTCCCGCGGCGGCCCCGAGAAGTGATTTCCCGATTCGGCGTAGCCCGGGTGAACCATGAGCTCCCAGCAGCCCGCCGGAAGCCGGCCCAAGGTGCGGCAGAGGGAGTCCTCGGTGAGCCGGTCCAGGAGCGGCATGCCCCAGAGGCCCTT
The DNA window shown above is from Thermodesulfobacteriota bacterium and carries:
- the fusA gene encoding elongation factor G, translating into MSDIRRMNRIRNFGIFAHIDAGKTTISERILYYTGRTHKIGEVHDGQAVMDWMKQEQERGITITAATTRVEWQEHQLNLIDTPGHVDFTMEVERSLRVLDGAVVVLDAVSGVEPQTETIWRQAEHYKVPRLCFVNKMDRVGADFDRSVHSLEQRLRGTTLPLVVPVGAESGFRACLDLLTGETVEWEETDLGAHPVRRAPRGDEEEALLARGRDRLLETLGNLDDAVAEAYLEGRWPGAEALRPVIRRLTVANRVVPVLSGAALRNKGVQLLLDAVVGYLPSPVDVPPVHGIHPETGAAEERAADVKAPFAALAFKLQQEQGRVLTYVRVYSGAYAGGRLSNVTRKRLEKPAAIVRVHADKKERVEEALAGDILALTGLKWTVTGDTLCDPDHPLLLETIAFAEPVISVAVEPERSQDEEKLVEVLERLAAEDPSFRHEVNEETGQTLISGMGELHLEVLVRRMADDYNLRVQVGKPQVVYKETLDGQGAGRAVFDRMLGDKRHRAAVAMRVEKAPRGEGNRVEFEPDPAGFPAAIVEAALGGVREALLSGILAGHAVEDVRVYIAELEAEADSASEMAVKVAANQAFREACQVARPVLLEPLMRVDVVTPEDHVGEVLGDLNARRGEIRGMSAGRGTTEIEALVPLRRMFGYSTELRSLTQGRATFTMTFERYDRSQG
- a CDS encoding glycosyltransferase, translating into MLIALPRQHGATGNEVTAVRHRDGLVRLGHEVLLARLEVSDAALLAREAAQLAPHVLHLLHAYRTGLPWLEAGLASRYPTVVTLTGTDLYPEVVDPARERIVTTVLAAVDAVITQNRLAARALAADRPTLAAKLRYLAPGIALGRAPCPSLRPPGVGPETPLLLHPAGIRPVKANLELLHLFDPLAEEGLPFALAFCGPVLDEAYARCLFAALERRPWAYHAGVISPQAMPAALRQADLVLNHSRSEGLPNALVEAAALGVPVLARDIPGNAAVVEPGVNGLLYEGEESFRREARRLLADPGLRRGLCAPRPEGYDPGRESRELEEIYRGVLERRREQVRGAMG